In a genomic window of Leishmania donovani BPK282A1 complete genome, chromosome 32:
- a CDS encoding pyrroline-5-carboxylate synthetase-like protein: MAYTDAEAAADVAAMRRYAEEARAGSSALSDLTYAERQAMLRAVAKALQTNEARILEANREDMAAAKANALADPLLKRLELTPSKLATLIEGISTLADMPDPIGQIISARELDNDLLLLKQTAPIGVVLVVFESRPESLPQIASLALCSGNGLLLKGGREGEHSNAVLHDLIVSAVESSTQGRVPRGIIGLVTNRADVYSLLQLDAHIDLVVPRGSNAMVQNIQRSTRIPVLGHADGICHVYVHKDADVDAALAVAIDAKLNYPAACNAAETLLLHRDLLHSPAHGTTAAQFLVNGMTEAGVSFYAGPQAIAAGLASEPAASLHTEYGDAHMTVEVVDDLAAAIAHVNRYGSHHTDAILTVDKAAAAEFQRRVESACVFHNCSTRFADGFRFGLGAEVGISTARIHARGPVGVEGLLTQKWVLKPMTSSPQATEDGAAAAAANAPYATVAEFQKGQRVFTHKDVTRKLQDEAAGLRLQA, encoded by the coding sequence ATGGCGTACACAGATGCGGAGGCCGCAGCAGatgtggcggcgatgcggcgctaCGCAGAGGAGGCACGCGCCGGCTCCTCTGCCCTGAGCGATCTCACCTACGCTGAGCGGCAGGCAATGCTGCGCGCGGTGGccaaggcgctgcagacCAACGAGGCCCGCATTCTCGAAGCGAATCGGGAAGACATGGCAGCGGCCAAGGCGAACGCGCTTGCAGAcccgctgctgaagcggtTGGAGCTGACGCCGAGCAAGCTGGCCACGCTAATAGAAGGAATCTCGACCTTGGCGGACATGCCGGACCCGATCGGGCAGATTATTTCTGCTCGTGAGCTGGACAACGACCTGCTGTTGCTGAAGCAGACAGCCCCGATTGGGGTGGTACTAGTTGTATTTGAGTCCCGCCCTGAAAGTCTCCCGCAGatcgcctctctcgccctctgcTCCGGAAACGGGCTTCTTCTCAAGGGTGGGCGCGAGGGGGAGCACTCGAACGCGGTGCTGCATGACTTGATTGTCTCAGCTGTGGAGTCCAGCACACAGGGACGCGTGCCGCGAGGGATAATCGGCCTCGTTACGAATCGCGCTGATGTATACAGCCTTCTGCAGCTGGATGCGCACATTGATCTCGTCGTGCCTCGCGGAAGCAACGCGATGGTGCAAAACATCCAGCGCTCCACCCGCATTCCGGTGCTGGGCCACGCCGATGGCATCTGCCACGTATACGTGCACAAGGACGCAGATGTggacgcggcgctggcggtggcgatcgATGCGAAGCTGAACTATCCGGCAGCGTGCAACGCGgcagagacgctgctgctgcaccgcgatCTTCTCCACTCCCCCGCGCATGGcaccacagcggcgcagTTCCTTGTCAATGGCATGACGGAGGCGGGTGTGTCCTTCTACGCCGGCCCGCAGGCCATCGCTGCGGGGCTGGCAAGTGAGCCGGCGGCTTCTCTTCACACGGAGTACGGCGATGCGCACATGACAGTGGAGGTTGTGGACGACTTGGCTGCGGCTATCGCGCACGTGAACCGATACGGCTCGCACCACACAGACGCCATTCTCACCGTTGACaaggctgccgcagcggagtTTCAGCGGCGGGTCGAGAGCGCCTGTGTGTTCCACAACTGCTCTACTCGCTTCGCTGACGGGTTCAGGTTCGGCCTCGGTGCGGAGGTGGGCATCAGCACCGCCCGCATTCACGCTCGCGGCCCAGTCGGTGTTGAGGGACTGCTGACCCAAAAATGGGTCTTGAAGCCGATGACGTCGTCGCCTCAGGCGAcggaggacggcgccgctgcagctgcggccaaCGCGCCGtacgcgacggtggcggagTTCCAGAAGGGGCAGCGTGTCTTCACTCACAAAGATGTTACCCGAAAGCTTCAGGATGAGGCTGCAGGGCTGCGATTGCAGGCGTGA